A stretch of Klebsiella sp. RHBSTW-00484 DNA encodes these proteins:
- a CDS encoding GNAT family N-acetyltransferase — translation MGMRAPESLTAEHNIAEFCCQEPALNEWLKKKALRNHSTGISRVYVVCAENSNRVIGYYCLSSGSVHRNTVPGAYRRNAPEVIPVIVLGRLAIDQAWSGNGLGAALLKDAIYRAQNIAFQVGVRALAVHALNEEVKCFYTRFGFEPSIVNTLTLLFPIKV, via the coding sequence ATGGGAATGAGAGCGCCTGAATCCCTGACGGCTGAACATAACATCGCTGAGTTCTGCTGCCAGGAGCCTGCCCTTAATGAGTGGTTAAAGAAGAAGGCTCTCAGAAACCACAGTACCGGCATTTCCCGTGTCTATGTCGTCTGCGCAGAAAACTCGAACCGGGTCATCGGTTATTATTGTTTATCTTCGGGTAGCGTCCACCGTAACACAGTGCCTGGGGCCTATAGACGCAACGCGCCTGAAGTCATTCCGGTCATTGTCCTGGGACGGCTTGCCATCGACCAGGCCTGGTCCGGGAATGGGCTTGGTGCCGCACTTCTTAAGGATGCTATATACCGTGCGCAAAACATTGCCTTTCAGGTCGGGGTGAGAGCACTGGCCGTGCATGCGCTGAATGAAGAAGTTAAATGTTTTTACACCCGTTTTGGCTTTGAGCCTTCCATAGTCAACACGCTGACATTGTTATTCCCGATAAAAGTCTGA
- a CDS encoding type II toxin-antitoxin system TacA family antitoxin: MKPDVREAPINIRAKTSQRDLIDMAASLVSKSRTDFMLEVACREAQDILLDQRLFLLNDNQFEAFIEELDAPITPERQARIDNLMNRKSPWE, encoded by the coding sequence ATGAAACCAGACGTTCGTGAAGCTCCGATCAATATCCGGGCCAAAACATCACAGCGTGACCTGATCGACATGGCCGCAAGCCTGGTCTCAAAATCACGGACTGATTTTATGCTTGAGGTTGCCTGCAGGGAAGCACAGGACATTCTACTTGATCAACGACTGTTCCTCCTCAATGACAATCAGTTTGAGGCGTTTATTGAAGAGCTTGACGCCCCAATAACGCCGGAGCGCCAGGCGCGAATCGATAACCTGATGAACCGCAAATCACCATGGGAATGA
- the arsR gene encoding As(III)-sensing metalloregulatory transcriptional repressor ArsR → MSSISPLQLFKSLSDETRLGIVLLLKEMGELCVCDLCTALEQSQPKISRHLAMLRESGLLLDRKNGKWVHYRLSPHIPSWAAQVIEQAWLSQQDDVQAIAHKLASANCSGSGKAVCI, encoded by the coding sequence ATGTCATCAATTTCACCCCTACAACTCTTTAAAAGCCTGTCCGATGAAACCCGTCTGGGTATCGTCCTTCTCCTCAAAGAGATGGGTGAACTATGCGTATGCGATCTCTGCACGGCGCTGGAACAGTCGCAGCCTAAGATCTCCCGTCATCTGGCGATGCTACGTGAAAGCGGATTGTTGCTGGATCGCAAGAATGGGAAATGGGTTCACTACCGCTTATCTCCGCATATTCCTTCATGGGCTGCTCAGGTTATTGAGCAGGCCTGGTTAAGCCAACAGGACGACGTACAGGCTATCGCCCATAAGCTGGCATCAGCTAACTGCTCTGGTAGCGGCAAGGCTGTCTGCATCTAA
- the arsD gene encoding arsenite efflux transporter metallochaperone ArsD produces the protein MKTLTVFDPAMCCSTGVCGTDIDQVLVDFSADVQWLKQREIQVDRYNLAQQPMSFVQNEKAKAFLEASGAEGLPLLLLDGEMVMAGRYPKRSELARWFGIPLEKVGLASKSCCGGNTSCC, from the coding sequence ATGAAAACGTTAACGGTGTTTGACCCGGCTATGTGTTGCAGTACCGGCGTCTGCGGTACAGATATTGATCAGGTTCTGGTTGATTTTTCTGCGGATGTACAGTGGCTAAAACAGCGTGAAATTCAGGTTGATCGTTATAACCTGGCACAGCAACCCATGAGCTTTGTACAGAACGAAAAAGCCAAAGCATTCCTTGAGGCATCCGGGGCTGAAGGGCTTCCATTGTTGTTGCTGGATGGAGAAATGGTGATGGCGGGGCGTTATCCGAAACGCTCAGAGCTGGCCCGCTGGTTCGGAATACCGCTGGAGAAAGTAGGATTAGCATCTAAAAGCTGCTGCGGTGGTAATACTTCTTGTTGCTGA